In a genomic window of Opisthocomus hoazin isolate bOpiHoa1 chromosome 19, bOpiHoa1.hap1, whole genome shotgun sequence:
- the DPM2 gene encoding dolichol phosphate-mannose biosynthesis regulatory protein, translating into MATATDRAVGFGLVAFSLLLFAYYTLWVVVLPFIDSDHGIHRYFLPREYAVIIPMVAGLLLLLFIGVFIMVVMWKSRKPAKKSD; encoded by the exons ATG GCCACGGCGACGGACCGGGCGGTCGGATTCGGCCTGGTCGCCTTCAGCCTCCTGCTCTTCGCTTACTACACCCTCTGGGTCGTCGTGCTG cccttTATCGACAGCGACCACGGCATCCACCGGTACTTCTTGCCTCGGGAGTACGCGGTGATCATCCCCATGGTggccgggctgctgctgctgctatttatAG GTGTTTTTATCATGGTCGTGATGTGGAAGAGCAGGAAACCTGCCAAGAAATCGGACTGA